From a single Osmerus mordax isolate fOsmMor3 chromosome 14, fOsmMor3.pri, whole genome shotgun sequence genomic region:
- the slc43a3a gene encoding solute carrier family 43 member 3a: MLGCEGRTGQRYRLTLVTGLVECLCFAGVVFGYASLVFVLKEDGYFQDLCVNVTGANSTLVNTDCGAQDEQFSLVFTIASFLNNFLSLPNGVIFDCFGTMATRLLGIFLYTTGTLLVAFSSAVYSLLLFPALSCIAVGGILLLITNMQVGNLFGSRRSTIITLYNGAFDSSSAVFLLFKVLYEVGVSLRASFLVLSVGSVFHLLRTFFLLPRTHIPYPLPECYTYGISFGKENSYDVEEFEKTQDATLTPDGEGETDDRPLQSEDVGPSEDVVSFRSCVLSWFFLWHLIWLSVMQLRHYLFIGTLNPMLNRLANNDPTLVSKYTNAFAFTQLCGVLCAPWNGLLMDRHKGRPLAPGETEREADLRSSILSLFLTSLQCLLFSVCASTPVLPLQYLTFILQVLNRSFLYGGNAAFISIAFPPSHFGKLYGLMMSLSAVVSLLQYPCFALVKGTLGGDPFYVNIALTLLTLLAFIHPLCVCLYCRRLANQREDGRMDAGTGG, translated from the exons aggTATCGTCTGACCCTGGTCACAGGATTGGTGGAGTGTCTGTGTTTCGCTGGAGTCGTGTTTGGCTACGCCTCTCTGGTGTTTGTGCTGAAGGAGGATGGATACTTCCAGGACTTGTGTGTCAATGTGACTGGAGCCAACAGTACTCTGGTGAACACAG ACTGTGGAGCGCAGGATGAACAGTTTTCTCTGGTCTTCACCATCGCCTCATTTCTGAACAACTTCCTCAGTCTTCCCAATGGAGTAATATTTGACTGCTTTGGCACCATGGCGACGAGGCTGCTGGGAAT ATTCCTCTATACCACCGGTACCTTGCTAGTAGCCTTCTCCAGTGCAG TGTATTCTTTGCTGCTGTTCCCAGCCCTATCCTGCATTGCTGTGGGAGGAATACTGTTGCTCATTACAAACATGCAg GTTGGTAACCTGTTCGGGTCCCGTCGCTCCACCATTATTACCCTCTATAATGGAGCCTTTGATTCTTCCTCTGCAGTCTTCCTCCTATTTAAG GTGCTGTATGAAGTAGGAGTCTCTCTACGCGCCTCCTTTCTGGTTCTCTCCGTCGGCAGTGTTTTCCATCTTCTCCGGACATTCTTCCTCTTACCCAGAACTCACATCCCCTACCCCCTACCGGAATGCTACACCTACGG AATAAGCTTTGGTAAAGAAAACAGCTACGACGTAGAGGAGTTTGAGAAAACCCAAGATGCCACATTAACaccagatggagagggggaaactGATGATAGGCCCTTACAGTCCGAGGATGTTGGGCCTTCTGAAGACG TGGTCAGTTTCAGGAGCTGTGtcctgtcctggttcttcttgTGGCACCTTATCTGGCTGTCTGTCATGCAACTGCGTCACTATCTATTCATTGGAACATTAAACCCTATGCTCAACCGCCTGGCCAACAACGATCCAACcctgg tgAGTAAGTACACCAATGCATTTGCCTTCACCCAGTTGTGTGGGGTTCTCTGTGCTCCCTGGAACGGCCTCCTCATGGACAGACACAAGGGCAGGCCTCTGGCTCCAG gagagacagagagggaggcggaCCTGCGCTCGTCCattctttccctcttcctcacctccctgcagtgcctcctcttctctgtctgtgcCTCCACTCCCGTCCTCCCGCTCCAGTACCTCACCTTCATCCTGCAGGTCCTCAACCGCTCATTCCTCTACGGAGGCAACGCCGCCTTCATCAGCATAGC TTTCCCACCCAGTCACTTTGGGAAGCTGTACGGTCTGATGATGTCTCTGTCAGCGGTGGTGTCTCTGCTCCAGTACCCTTGCTTCGCCCTAGTCAAAGGAACCCTGGGAGGGGACCCCTTCTAT GTGAACATTGCTCTGACCTTGCTCACTTTGCTGGCTTTTATCCacccactgtgtgtctgtctctactgCCGGAGGCTGGCCAACCAGAGGGaggatggacggatggatgcCGGTACAGGTGGCTGA
- the LOC136956424 gene encoding E3 SUMO-protein ligase ZBED1-like gives MSSPESSLQDGVQELRVFAKTLLHQGSVFGPFKGEMAQGQLTCFRYAWAIKESDTYCYIDASDENKSNWMRFVSCTTSEEEHNLIVFQWQREIYYRVSKPISPGEEVKVCIGKEYAALLGLGLGESIKCKYGDKENLLSIFQDIQLVRVPGVAAFPEPHDSPSWFNGNQSYINMSGTSSLSSRSQADSNDPNQCSAMEVQDYDFVEGADKLLKHPNTAQVRVWYFFGFEADPSGSGLPLDKTRSSTQPSRPATQTTNAIADFLIRDLLPPSMVEGEGFRQMIRTLLPSNQELPSAWQLGGLLTDLHAREKKIRTKTFTTYAGSAEEKDSKHTTIQSKSGTISRTKASCAGTSQVLEPNYVTLSADVWGRDWQGDSETYVTLWAHFLDFDFSPHTLALGTQRLWETETGKEDWTSVEAKVRSMAQEWGICQPCVVIIGGDESEKIKLMEKKESKRREQAKSALHPNSTTFLECEDSVSGDEISGSVQVNRSNLDFPLIPCFLTVVEACIRQVMSHPVISSTLGLFQSLLSSVFHSQNKNRDQSPYSRKLFTALGQQDLAELKSWTNIKPEWNRLYCVLQTLLRHQALISEVIKEKSEEFKDRRGATTTKDSVSTNSVSSDNCKISSISHISNKTIVDAVFPEPSDWKVLDDLCLVLKPLDVACNTVAKEAYPRLSLIKPILTGLLSRHLALGPGVSAILQEVKKIISTTLKSFYDNPQVNRIICLACALDPQFHGLRFMEQKDQVDTFDWLKKEAVRAEEERSSRQLESSANHRVGKNKRNSSSLLPWEMDGCPRRSKRLKEGAPISFKAEKNDDDDDEEEEMEEESEASSPGYQGEEEEEEEEVQTETMQTTESNSASGMEFLLGDLYGPQAQSKLLSVEECVDAEVSLYRAKKDSALIEQPPLQWWRAKCTVMPLLAKVARAYLAAPAVVGGAAEVFQSQGEGAMHRNRRNIPSAMLDQLLFLHHNHLSCLEQGTCI, from the exons ATGTCCTCCCCTGAGAGTTCGTTACAGGACGGGGTGCAGGAGCTAAGGGTGTTTGCTAAGACTCTGCTACACCAGGGCAGTGTATTTGGACCCTTCAAAGGGGAGATGGCCCAAGGACAGTTGACCTGCTTCAGATATGCCTGGGCC ATTAAAGAAAGCGACACCTACTGCTATATTGATGCTTCAGATGAAAACAAATCCAACTGGATGAG GTTTGTGTCATGTACCACCAGTGAGGAGGAGCACAACCTCATTGTGTTCCAGTGGCAAAGGGAAATCTACTACAGGGTCTCCAAGCCCATCTCCCCAGGGGAAGAAGTGAAAGTTTGCATTGGGAAGGAGTATGCTGCCCTTCTGGGATTAGGTCTTG GTGAGAGCATCAAGTGTAAATATGGGGACAAAGAGAACCTGCTTAGCATTTTCCAGGACATCCAACTTGTTCGTGTACCAGGAGTTGCTGCTTTCCCTGAACCCCATGACTCTCCCAGCTGGTTCAACGGTAACCAGTCATATATCAACATGTCTGGGACCAGTAGTCTTTCCAGTAGGTCACAGGCTGACAGCAACGATCCCAATCAATGCTCTGCCATGGAAGTGCAGGACTATGACTTTGTTGAGGGGGCGGATAAGCTGCTAAAGCACCCTAACACTGCTCAGGTTAGAGTGTGGTACTTCTTTGGGTTTGAAGCTGACCCCAGTGGTAGTGGTCTGCCCCTGGACAAGACGAGG AGTAGCACACAGCCCAGTAGACCTGCCACGCAGACCACCAATGCCATTGCAGACTTCCTTATTAGGGATCTGCTTCCTCCCAGCATGGTGGAAGGAGAAGGCTTCAGGCAGATGATCCgcaccctgctgccctccaaCCAGGAGCTGCCTTCTGCCTGGCAGTTAGGGGGCCTACTGACTGACCTCCATGCCCGGGAGAAAAAGATCAGGACAAAAACGTTCACTACTTATGCAGGGAGCGCTGAGGAGAAGGACTCAAAACACACCACCATTCAGTCCAAATCTGGGACCATTTCAAGAACAAAAGCATCCTGTGCTGGCACTTCTCAAGTTCTGGAGCCTAACTATGTGACCCTCAGTGCAGATGTGTGGGGTCGTGACTGGCAGGGTGACAGTGAGACATACGTTACCCTGTGGGCTCATTTCCTAGACTTTGAtttcagtccacacacactggctctcGGCACACAAAGGCTGTGGGAAACCGAGACTGGAAAAGAAGATTGGACATCAGTGGAGGCCAAAGTGAGGTCTATGGCTCAAGAGTGGGGCATCTGCCAGCCTTGTGTAGTCATCATTGGAGGGGACGAGAGTGAAAAGATTAAGTTGATGGAAAAGAAGGAAAGTAAAAGAAGAGAACAAGCAAAGAGCGCTCTACATCCTAACTCCACCACCTTTCTAGAGTGTGAGGACTCTGTGTCCGGAGACGAGATCTCTGGGTCAGTGCAGGTGAACCGCTCCAACTTGGACTTCCCACTCATCCCCTGTTTCTTGACCGTTGTCGAGGCATGCATACGGCaagtgatgtcacatcctgtcaTCTCCAGCACCCTTGGCCTTTTTCAGAGCCTCCTATCAAGTGTCTTCCACAGCCAAAATAAAAACAGAGACCAATCTCCGTATTCCAGGAAACTGTTCACAGCCTTGGGACAGCAAGACCTGGCTGAGCTCAAGTCTTGGACTAACATCAAGCCTGAATGGAACCGGCTCTACTGTGTGTTGCAGACTCTCCTTCGCCATCAGGCCCTGATATCGGAGGTGATCAAGGAGAAGAGTGAAGAATTCAAAGACAGGAGAGGTGCAACCACTACTAAAGATTCTGTTTCTACAAACAGTGTTTCATCAGACAACTGTAAAATAAGCTCCATCTCTCATATCTCCAACAAAACCATTGTGGACGCTGTTTTTCCAGAGCCTTCTGATTGGAAGGTTCTGGATGACCTCTGCTTGGTGCTGAAGCCTTTGGATGTGGCGTGCAACACTGTTGCTAAAGAAGCATACCCACGGCTCTCGCTGATCAAGCCCATCCTCACCGGGTTGCTCTCACGCCACCTTGCCTTGGGCCCAGGGGTCTCCGCCATCTTACAAGAAGTTAAGAAGATAATAAGTACAACCCTGAAGAGTTTCTATGACAACCCTCAGGTCAATCGGATTATTTGTTTGGCGTGTGCCCTTGACCCACAGTTCCATGGTTTAAGGTTTATGGAACAGAAG GATCAAGTGGACACTTTTGATTGGCTGAAGAAAGAGGCTGTCAGGGCAGAGGAAGAGCGGAGTAGTCGCCAGTTAGAGTCATCCGCCAATCACAGGGTCGGGAAGAACAAGAGGAACTCCTCTTCACTGTTACCATGGGAGATGGACGGGTGTCCTCGACGGAGTAAGCGTCTGAAAGAGGGCGCGCCGATCAGCTTCAAAGCAGAGAAGAAcgacgatgacgatgatgaagaggaggaaatgGAGGAAGAGTCTGAGGCTAGCTCCCCTGGCTaccaaggggaggaggaggaggaggaggaggaagtccaGACTGAAACCATGCAGACCACAGAGTCAAACTCTGCATCTGGTATGGAGTTCCTACTGGGCGATCTGTATGGTCCACAGGCCCAGAGCAAGTTGCTGTCAGTGGAGGAGTGCGTGGACGCAGAGGTGTCCCTGTACAGGGCGAAGAAAGACTCTGCCTTGATAGAGCAGCCCCCCCTTCAGTGGTGGAGGGCAAAGTGCACAGTAATGCCTCTGCTGGCCAAGGTGGCACGGGCATATCTGGCAGCACCGGCCGTGGTGGGCGGAGCCGCGGAGGTGTTCCAAAGCCAGGGGGAAGGGGCCATGCACAGGAACAGGAGGAATATCCCTTCTGCTATGCTGGATCAGCTTCTGTTCCTGCATCATAACCATCTTAGCTGCCTAGAGCAGGGCACCTGTATCTAG
- the lcorl gene encoding ligand-dependent nuclear receptor corepressor-like protein gives MADVQCPNSKCTAERKGFRLKLDSWRHKLIHCVGFESILEGIYGPLLLKDISIFDDCEPEDLDNWSMDASCSFCTLQLDKLGDHVPVATSPLSSPSDEMPSQAPSFMESNQSAHRFLYTVFHKKDVPLSSYDTNVPLVAQELMKKMIHQFALEYASKSPLYTTKNGYTTALLRPDPDAPLDLTVSKYQENHGKEPQPEGVLDLSKRTSALSAPSSLPTNQNLSGRQRRQREEYPERSSELSEGLLSKALRDVRSGSLEEHRAALLYGIPPRTLRRSLEALAEGGLSLLCCLNPGKGTGRDEVTSQDVVSAIQGGEARLLLQRVAAWAEQAELGGEIVENQEISGVSSSASCLDPRSLLKVLGYSHPQLRDDLSSPTSPTPSSDPPTPLRIPQVRSSNPPRPSNLEPYSLAESLHLHTSPTEGTSIGTAARPTAVKLKPHLLLDVCLGGADMSPCRLAIRSSSVDDSEEGGDRRDKDKQPRKKRGRYRQYDHDLLEEAITMVMGGRMSVSKAQGVYGIPHSTLEYKVKERSGTLKIPPKRKPVTSRPTDPGTLAGSTNSGTSASTAAVVKRF, from the exons ATGGCGGATGTACAGTGCCCCAACTCAAAATGCACGGCAGAAAGGAAAGGTTTCAGACTGAAACTCGATTCCTGGCGGCACAAACTGATACACTGCGTGG GGTTTGAGAGCATTCTGGAGGGAATCTATGGACCATTACTTCTGAAAGACATCAGTATATTTGATG atTGTGAACCAGAGGATTTGGACAACTGGTCCATGGATGCCAGTTGCTCATTCTGCACACTTCAGCTCGACAAACTCGGT gatcATGTCCCTGTGGCCACTTCCCCCCTGTCCTCACCCTCAGATGAGATGCCTTCGCAGGCCCCATCCTTCATGGAAAGCAACCAATCAGCACACAGGTTCCTTTACACTGTGTTCCACAAAAAAG ATGTACCTCTATCCAGCTATGACACCAACGTCCCTCTGGTGGCTCAGGAGCTGATGAAGAAAATGATACATCAGTTTGCCTTGGAGTATGCCTCTAAGAGCCCCCTCTACACCACCAAGAATGGCTACACTACTGCCTTGCTTCGACCTGACCCAGATGCTCCCCTGGACCTTACTGTAAGCAAGTACCAGGAGAACCATGGGAAGGAACCTCAGCCAG AGGGTGTACTGGACCTCTCAAAGAGAACCTCTGCTCTCTCGGCCCCATCATCATTGCCTACCAATCAGAACTTGTCAGG GAGGCAGcgcaggcagagggaggagtacCCTGAGAGGAGCTCGGAGCTGTCAGAGGGGCTGCTGTCTAAAGCTCTGAGGGATGTTCGTTCTGGCAGTCTAGAAGAGCACAGGGCCGCTTTGCTCTACGGGATTCCGCCCCGCACGCTCAGGCGGAGCCTAGAGGCGTTAGCTGAGGGTGGGCTAAGCCTGCTATGTTGTCTGAATCCTGGAAAGGGCACCGGCAGGGATGAAGTGACGTCACAGGATGTGGTGTCTGCAATTCAAGGTGGAGAGGCACGACTCCTACTGCAGAGGGTGGCGGCGTGGGCGGAGCAAGCGGAACTTGGAGGAGAGATCGTGGAGAATCAGGAAATCAGTGGCGTTTCGTCCTCGGCGTCCTGTCTTGATCCAAGAAGCCTCCTGAAGGTGCTGGGTTACTCCCATCCTCAGCTCAGGGATGACCTCAGCTCTCCAACAAGCCCCACTCCCAGCAGTGacccccccactcctcttcGCATCCCACAGGTCCGTTCATCCAATCCACCCAGACCGAGCAACCTCGAGCCCTATAGCCTGGCTGAGAGCCTGCACCTCCACACTTCCCCAACTGAGGGGACCTCCATTGGTACTGCAGCCAGACCCACAGCAGTCAAGCTCAAACCCCACCTCCTGCTTGACGTCTGTCTTGGCGGAGCAGACATGTCACCCTGCCGCCTGGCGATACGCAGTTCTTCAGTCGATGAttctgaggaaggaggggatcgTCGGGACAAGGACAAGCAGCCGAGGAAGAAGCGCGGACGCTACCGCCAATATGACCATGACCTGCTGGAGGAGGCCATCACAATGGTGATGGGAGGCCGCATGAGTGTGTCAAAGGCCCAAGGGGTTTATGGGATTCCCCACAGTACGCTGGAGTACAAGGTGAAGGAACGATCTGGAACACTCAAAATTCCACCGAAAAGGAAACCTGTCACCTCCCGCCCAACCGACCCTGGAACCCTCGCGGGTTCCACAAACTCAGGGACATCTGCCTCAACTGCTGCTGTCGTCAAGAGGTTCTAG